The genome window ACCAAATAGCGATCGCACGTGGTAACTTGCTTATTTGCCAAAGGCTTTCGTGATGTAGGCACGTCTAACGACTGAAGTCGGTGTGATGCGGGAATTTAGACTCGACTTTGACGATGCTTACCAGTATGCCGCCGCTGAAAATACGACCTGACCATTGTGAGCTTCGACGCCGATTTCGACCGCATCGACCGTGGAAGAAAAACCTCTGGGGAGGTGTTGGGAGGATAAGGGCGGTAAATATCAGCTTCCATGAAACGCCTCGAAACAAGGGTCAAACAAATACTTTTCCCCCCTCCATCACCACCTTGCCCCCTACAATGGTGGCGTAGGCCTTGCCCTTCAATTGCCAATCCTTGAAGGGGGTGTTGCGTCCTTTAGAGCAAAAGGATTGTGGATCAACCACCCACTCTTTGTCCATGTCGATGATGGTGATATCGGCGGGTGTGCCCACTGCCAATGAGCCACCCGGAAGGCCCAATATCCTGGCGGGGTTTGTGGACATTCGTTCTATCGCCTCGGACAAGGTGATGACCCCGGGATGGACCAAGGCGGTGAGGACCACCCCCAATGTCGTCTCCAGGCCGATGACCCCTAAGGGGGCCTGATCCCATCCCCTTGCCTTTTCCTCGGGTGTGTGAGGTGCATGATCCGAAGCGATTACATCCACCGTGCCATCCCTCAGTCCCTGTCTGAGGGCCTCGACATCCTCCTTTTTCCGCAAAGGGGGGTTGACCTTGGCATCGGTTCCGCATCTGGCAGCCTCCTCTTCCGATAAGGTGAGGTGATGGGGGGTGGCCTCACAGGTGGCCTGCAGCCCCCTGCCCTTTGCCTTCCTGACCAGATCAAGAGAGGCTTCCATGCTCACATGGGATATGTGCACCCGCCTGTTGACCCTCTCGGCCAACTCCAACTCCCTGGCCACATAATAGGGCTCCCTCCTGTAGCGTGCGATCTCCTTGGGCAAGGGGAAAAGGGGATTATTCCTTTTAAAGGCCTGAATCGTGGCTGGAGATTCTTCACAGTGGGGAGTGAGAAGGAGTTCATACTCCCGTGCCTTTAAAAAGGCCCTTTCCATCACCTTGTCCCTCACCACCGGGTCCCCATCATCGGTGGCAGCGACGACCCATGGCCTGCGGAAAAGGGCCTTCAGCCTGGTGAGCCTTTCACCCCTTCGGCCCTTGGTGATGCAGACCTTGGTGTAGAGGTTTACACACCCATCCCTCTTAGCCATCCTGAACCACCTTTTCAGGACCCGGCAGTTGTCCATAGGAGGGTCGGTGTTGGGCTCGCAGATTACCGTAGTAAACCCCCCTAGGGCGGCCGCCATGGTCCCCGTGGCGATGGTCTCCTTATGGGCCTCACTGAAGTCCCGAAGGTGGACATGCATATCGATAAGGCCCGGGACAACAACCTTGCCCTGGGCCTCCAATATGGGCACCCCCTCCTTCTCTATGCCTGGGGCGACCCCGCTGATGCATCCTTCTTCGATGAGGATGTCAAAGGATCCATCGAGGCCAAGGAGGGGATCTACCACCCTCCCCCCCCTGATCAGTAGCGCCATCTTCTCCAATCTTTCTTACCTTCTCCTCTTCTGTCCCTTTTTGGGGAACTTCTGCTCCCAAAAGAGCACCACGGGGCTGGCCACGAAGATAGAGGAATAGGTGCCGACGATGATCCCTATAAGGAGGGCAAAGGCAAAGCCGTGGATCACACCTCCTCCCCTGAGGAAGAGGATGACGATGACGATGAGGGTAGTGACGGAGGTCAAGATAGTTCGACTCAGGGTCTCGTTGACGCTGAGGTTGACCACATTTTCATGGGTCTCTTTTCTCATCCGGCGCATATTTTCCCGGATGCGGTCGTAGACCACGATGGTATCGTTGAGAGAATAACCGACAATAGTCAGCAAGGCTGCCAAGACAGGAAGTGAGAACTCCTTATTGGTGAGGGAGAGGATACCTACAGTGATCATGACATCATGGGCCAGTGCCACCACTGCCCCCACGGCGAACCGGAACTCAAACCTCCAGCTAATATAGATCAGTATCCCGATCAGGGAGAAGATGATGGCCTTAATTCCTTTGCTGCGCAGATCCTTGCCCACTTTGGGGCCGACCATCTCGGTGCGCCTGATCTCAAAGTCCTTCTCTCCAAACTTCTTGGCCAGGGCCTCGTTAACAAGGGAGGAAAGCCCGGCCAGATCGGAAGAGTCCCTCTCCAGGCGGATGAGGTATTCTCCCTTCCCTTCGGCCCCAAACCTCTGGATCACACATTTCCCTAATTCCACGTCTTTAAGGGCATCCCTTATCTCATCTAGATCTACCGGTTGAGAGAACCTCACTTGGGCTAGCGTGCCGCCTGCAAAATCGATCCCATAATTGGGGCCGCCGTGCATGATCAGAGAGAGGATGCCGATGACGATCAAGATGCCCGAGAGGGGAAAGGCGTATCTCCTCTTTCCCATGAAGTCGATCTTTATACCCGGTCTTATGATCTCCATCTTTTTTCCAGTCCCTTAGATGCTCAGGCGTTTGACCCTGACCTTACTCAGGAAATAGTCGAAGACGAACCTCGTCGCCACAATGGCCGTAAAGAGGCTGGCCAAGATCCCAATGCTCAGGGTAACGGCAAACCCCTTGATGGGTCCGGTGCCAAACTGGTACAGGACCACTGCGGCGATGAGGGTGGTGACATTGGCGTCCATGATGGTCAAAAATGCCTTGGAATATCCAGTCTCTAGGCCAGCCCGGGGTGGTTTTCCCAGTCTCATTTCCTCCCTGATCCTCTCGAATATCAGGACGTTGGCATCCACCGCCATCCCCACCGTCAAGACCATGCCGGCGATACCCGGCAGGGTGAGGGTGGCCCTAAGGGCGGCCAAGGCCCCCAGGATAAGGACCAGGTTCATGATCAGGGCCATATCGGCCACCGCACCTGCCCATCTATAGTAGACCCCCATAAAGAGGATCACGAGGATCCCCCCGATGATGATGGATTTGATCCCCTTGTTGATAGAGTCTTGTCCCAATGAAGGGCCTACAGTTCTCTCTTCTTGAATCTGAACTGGTGCAGGTAGCTGAGAACGTAGTGCAATAACCAAGTTTCTGGCCTCTTTATCGCTGAAACTCCCCTCGATTACCGCCTCCCCCCCGCTGATCCGCTGCTTGATGACCGGGGCTGAGTAGACATTGCCATCGAGGATGATGGCCAACCTTTTGCCCACATTGGCCGCGGTGATCTGGTCAAAGAGCTTGGCCCCTGTTCGGGTAAAGCTGAGGCCGATATAGGGCATGTTGTAATTGTCGATCCTGACCCGGGCATCCTTCAGGGCATCCCCGGTCATCAAGGTTTTTTCCTTTAGCAAAAAGGGGACCTTGCGCACCGCCCCTGTTTGGGGGTCCTCCACCCTTTGATACAGGATGATATCTCCGAAGGGTATCTCCCCGGCCAGGGCACGGCGCAGATCGTACTCATCGTCTACCAATTTAAACTCCAAGAAAGCCATTTTTTTAATTAATTCCTTTATTTCTTCTGGGTCTTCAACTCCTGGTAGTTGGACCAGG of Deltaproteobacteria bacterium contains these proteins:
- the secD gene encoding protein translocase subunit SecD, whose product is MKGNFRWRLLLILFIFVGALIYFFPTLAGEIPTWWPKFFPQDKIHLGLDLQGGMYLDLEVQTNKAVESSVETIKNDLKGHLKKERIFYTYLDRVQEEKIEIVLLNPEVKAKFDDYITDRYPILKETDVQKEGDRIKVLLEMDPRQKESIEKLAVEQALETIRNRVDQKGVREPEITRGKANRILVQLPGVEDPEEIKELIKKMAFLEFKLVDDEYDLRRALAGEIPFGDIILYQRVEDPQTGAVRKVPFLLKEKTLMTGDALKDARVRIDNYNMPYIGLSFTRTGAKLFDQITAANVGKRLAIILDGNVYSAPVIKQRISGGEAVIEGSFSDKEARNLVIALRSQLPAPVQIQEERTVGPSLGQDSINKGIKSIIIGGILVILFMGVYYRWAGAVADMALIMNLVLILGALAALRATLTLPGIAGMVLTVGMAVDANVLIFERIREEMRLGKPPRAGLETGYSKAFLTIMDANVTTLIAAVVLYQFGTGPIKGFAVTLSIGILASLFTAIVATRFVFDYFLSKVRVKRLSI
- the secF gene encoding protein translocase subunit SecF yields the protein MEIIRPGIKIDFMGKRRYAFPLSGILIVIGILSLIMHGGPNYGIDFAGGTLAQVRFSQPVDLDEIRDALKDVELGKCVIQRFGAEGKGEYLIRLERDSSDLAGLSSLVNEALAKKFGEKDFEIRRTEMVGPKVGKDLRSKGIKAIIFSLIGILIYISWRFEFRFAVGAVVALAHDVMITVGILSLTNKEFSLPVLAALLTIVGYSLNDTIVVYDRIRENMRRMRKETHENVVNLSVNETLSRTILTSVTTLIVIVILFLRGGGVIHGFAFALLIGIIVGTYSSIFVASPVVLFWEQKFPKKGQKRRR
- a CDS encoding dihydroorotase; protein product: MEKMALLIRGGRVVDPLLGLDGSFDILIEEGCISGVAPGIEKEGVPILEAQGKVVVPGLIDMHVHLRDFSEAHKETIATGTMAAALGGFTTVICEPNTDPPMDNCRVLKRWFRMAKRDGCVNLYTKVCITKGRRGERLTRLKALFRRPWVVAATDDGDPVVRDKVMERAFLKAREYELLLTPHCEESPATIQAFKRNNPLFPLPKEIARYRREPYYVARELELAERVNRRVHISHVSMEASLDLVRKAKGRGLQATCEATPHHLTLSEEEAARCGTDAKVNPPLRKKEDVEALRQGLRDGTVDVIASDHAPHTPEEKARGWDQAPLGVIGLETTLGVVLTALVHPGVITLSEAIERMSTNPARILGLPGGSLAVGTPADITIIDMDKEWVVDPQSFCSKGRNTPFKDWQLKGKAYATIVGGKVVMEGGKVFV